From Streptomyces sp. NBC_01551:
CAGTACGATCTCGTCCGCCTGGTCCCTGGCGCCCCACGCGGCCACCGCCGCACGGATCAGGTGGCGGCCCATCGCGGGCCCGTCCGGGTCCCCGGGGCTGAGCCGCACGCGCAGCGGGCCGCCGCCGCGCGGGGCGGGGGTGCCGCGGCGGCGCAGCAGGAGCAGGGCCATGTCGTCGCCGCCGCCGGCGTCCCCGACCAGGTCGCAGAGCAGGTCGGCGAGTTCCTCGACGTCGACCGGTCCGGTCCGGACCGCCTCCATGAGTTCGCGCATGCCCGACTCGGGGTCGCCGCCGGGGCGGTCGATGAGGCCGTCCGTGCAGAGCACCAGGGTGTCGCCGGGGTGCAGTTCGAGGCTCGTGACGGGGTATCCGGAACCGGCGCCCGCACCGGACCCGAACCCGGAAACAGAGCCGGAGCCTGAACCGGAGCCGGAACCGGAGCCGGAACCGCCGGCCGTCTCGTCGCGCGGCGGCAGCCCGAGCGGCAGCCCGCCGGCCACTTGGACGCGGTGGCAGCTGCCGTCGCCCCGGCGGACCACCGGGTCGAGATGGCCGGCCCGGACGATGTGCAGCATCCCGGTCCCGAGGTCGATCTCCGCGTAGGTGCAGGTGGCGAACCGTTCCGTCTCCAGCTCGCGCAGGAAACCGGCCGCCCGCGACATGGCCGTCCCCGGGGTGTGGCCCTCCGCGACGTACGCGCGCAGGGCGATGCGCAGCTGGCCCATCACGGCGGCCGCGTCCGTGTCGTGGCCCTCCACGTCGCCGATCATCACCCCGACGCGGCTCTCGCCGAGCGGGATCACGTCGTACCAGTCCCCGCCGATGTCCCGCCCCATCCGGGCGGCCCTGTACCGCACGGCGATCAACGCGCCCGGGATGTCCGGGATCCGGCGGGGCAGCATGGCCCGCTGGAGGCCCTCGGCGAGATCGTGCTCCTGCTCGTAGAGCATGGCCCGCTGGAGGCTCTGCGCGATGCCGCTGCCGAGTGCCACCAGCAGGTTGCGCTCCTCGGCGGTGAAGTCGGCCTCCCGCGCGTAGAGCAGGCCGAGCGCGCCGATGGGGCGCCCCTGGGCGATCAGGGGCAGGTAGACGCCGCTGCGTACGGACAGCGGCTCGATGTACGGCCACAGCCGTGGGTAGCGCAGCCGGAACTCCCCGCGCGAGGCCAGGTACACCGGCTGCAGGGTCCGGACGGCCTCGCTCATCGGGAAGTCCGAGTCGATCCGGGTGTACTCGATCTCCGGGACGTACGAACCGAGCTGCCCCTCCGCGACCAGGTGGATCCGGCCGCCGTCGACGATGCCGAGCATGACGCTGACCGCGCCGAGGTGGCCGAGGGACTCGGGGTCCTTGAGGATGTCGGTCACGTCGTTGACCGTGCGGGCGTGGGCCAGGATCGCGGCGGTCCGCTCGACGACCCCGGTCATCCGGCGCCGCCCCTCGGCCTCCTCGCCGCCGGCGCCGGGCTCGCCCGGGTCGTGGGCGGCGTCGCGGACGATCCCGATGATCCGGTACGGGCGCCCGTCCGGGCCGCGCAGGATGTGGCCCTGGATGTGCGTCCAGGTGGGGGAACCGTCACGGCGGCGGCTGCGGAAGTACGCGCCGTAGTGGCTGCGCCCGTCCTTGAGCGCCTGGGCGACGCGCGCGTCGAGCCGGGCCTCCTCGCCGGGGGCGATCCGGGGCCCGAGCCCGGCGGCGGTGCCGCTGAACTCGTCCGGGCGCAGGTCGAGGACCTCGAGAGCGGTGTCGTCCAGATGCATCTGCCCGCTGTCGAGGTCCCAGTCGAAGGTGCCCAGGCGATTGAGCGCGAGGCTCGTGTCGGGCCGCGCGGGCCAGTCGACCTCGGGGGTCTCTCCCCTGTCGGACATGCAGCAAGCGTCTCATCGATACCCCACCCCCGGCATGTCCGGGACCGGCCTCGCCGTGCCGTGGCCCGGGCTATTCGGTGGTGCCGTCCTCCTGGGCGGGGGGAGGCTCCTCGGCCGGGGCCTCTTCCTCCGGGACGGGGTTCTGCTCCTGCTCCTGCTCCTGGGGCTCGACCTGCTCGGCCGGACTCTCCTCCTGCGCCGGGGGCTGGTCCTGCTCGGCCGGGGTCTCCCGGGCGGGCTCCTCGTTCGTGGCTTCGATGCTCGGCGGCGGCTCCGAGACCGGCTCCGAGACCGGCTCCGAAGCGGGCTCCGAAGCGGGGCCCGAGCCCGGCGCGGATTCCGGCGGCGGGCCGGTCACCGTCTCCTCGGGCGGTGCCGAGGACTGGACGGACGGCGGGGGCTCCGAAGCCGGCTCCGAGTTCCGCTCAGGCGTCGGCGCCTCCGTGGGCGTCTCTGCGGGCGTCTCTGCGGGCGTCTCGGTAAGCGTCTCCGCGGGCGTCTCCGCAGGCGTCTCCGTATCCGCGGGCGTCTCCGTAAGCGTCTGCGCGGGCGTCTCCGTGGGCGCCTCCGTGGGGGGCACTCGCTCGGACGGCGTCTCCCCGGACGGCGTATCCCCGGTGCGCGGCTCCTCCGACGGCGTCGACGGCGGCTCGCCCGTCTTCGTCCCCTTCGTCGGCGGGCCGGTCGGCGGCCCGGTCGGCGGTCCCGTCCGCGTCTGCGTCGGGGTCCGCGTGGACGTGCCCTCACCCGGCTTCCGCGTCGGGGACCCGTCCGGCTTCCGCGTCGGGGACCCGTCCGGCTTCCACGTCGGGGACTCGGTCGGGTTCCACGTGCCGGTCGGCGTCCAGGGCCTCCACGACGGCGTCGGGACGACGGGCGGCGGCACCGGCTTGTCGTGCTTGTCCTTGTGGTGGCGGCCGGGGTCGCGCTCGTACCAGTGCTTCTCGTGGTGGTCGTAGATCACGAACTTCTTCACGACCGTTACCGCCGGCGCGATGACGACGACCTTCGCCGGCTCGTACGAGGTCCACGGCTCGCCGTGCCGCTCCGGGTTCGCCCTCAGCGCCACCGGCAGGCCCAGCGGGTTCCCGCACGCGCAGCGCACCCGCGGCACTCCGCGGTCGTCCACGAGGACGGGGGTGCCGGCCTGGAGGACGGCCTGGTACGGGTGGACCTTGCCGTCGCGGTAGCCGTGGTTCGTGACCCGGGTGTCCAGACCCAGCTGGACCGGGGTGAGGGAGCGCAGGTAGCCCGGTACGGCCGCCGGCCGGATCCCGGCGGACGCGGCGAACGCGCTGTTCGTGGCGGGCTGTGCGGACAGCACCTTGATCTGCTTCTCCACGTCGCAGCTGGCCACGTCCTTGGTGCCGCCGTACACCCCCGGCGCGGCCCCGCTGACGCTCCACGTGGCCGTCCTGCCGGGGGTGGTGGACGCGGTCGTGCCGGGCCCGGTCTCGCGCGGGCCCGGCGACGTACGCGGGGCGGTCGGCGGCGACGTGCCCTGCGGCGGCGGTACGGCGTCCTTCGCCGCCGTGGACGCGGTGAACGGGTCGGGGCCGGTCGTGGAGGCGGGCTGGAGGAACACCTCGCCGCTCGCGGTGTCGTCGCCCTGGCCTCCCGGCCTGATCAGGACGACGACGAGCGTCACCACGGCGGCGAGCGCGACGAGCACGGTGGCGAGCCGGGGCGCGGACCGCCACCACGGCTGCCCGCCCGGCTCCCGCGGCGTTCCGGACGGACCCGAAGGGCCTGACGGCCCTCCGGGAGGCGCGGGCGGCGGTGGCGGTGGGGCTCCCTGGCCGCCCGAGAGCGGACCGGAAGGAGGACCCGTGGGGGGTGTGGTGTCGCGTTCGGACCGCGGCCGGGACGACTGCGACGGCTGCCGTGGCGGCTCTTGGCCGGAGGGTTGCATGGTCACGGGCTCTTCTTCCCGGGCGGAGGAGATCCGGTCCCGACGGGGACGCTCTGCGGGCAGTGGGCGGAAATATCGTGATTTCTTGCACTCCTGCGGACCATTGTGTGCGCCGTTCAGGTGGTGGCCGCAAGCCGGGGGTGCCTACGGTGGCGGGGTGAGCACGGCACGGTCCGGGCAGCGCCCGGAGTCTTCCGGGGGCTCCGCGAGGGCTTGGCGGGACGCCCTCGTCGCGGTCGTCGCGGGCTTCGCCGTGATGGGCGTGCTCGCCGCGGCGGGGCTCGCGTACGCGGGCGCGGCCGGGCTCCCCGAAGGCGCGTTCCCCCGGGTGGTGGCGGCCGTCGTGGTGATGGCGGCGGGCGGCTCGATGGAAGTGTCCGGCGAGGCCGGGTTCCTGGCCGGGGCCGACGCGAGCCTGTCCGTACTACCGCTGTCGGTCAGCCTCGGCGGCGCGCTCACGGCCGGGTCCCTCTTCCTGCGGCCGCTGCACAACCGGGCGGTGGCCGGGCCGCGCGAACTGCTGGCCCGGGCAGGTCCATTGGTGCTGTTGTGGATGGTCGCACTGACCGGCGTCGCGCTCCTGGCCCGCCAGACGTTCGGGATCTCCACTGGCGACTCCCCTCTCGGGCAGATCGGCGAACTCCTGGACTCCGGCCCGACGGTCGGGTTCGAGGCCGTCCTGCCCGCCACCCTGTTCTACGGCTTGCTGTGGATCCTCGGCCTGTTGGTGATCTCCCTACTGGTCTCCCGCCGCGCGCCGCTGCCCGCGAGGCTGGTCCGCTTCCACGCGGCGGTCCGGCCGGTCGCACACGCCACCGTCGTCCTGCTCCTCGCGTACGTGGTTCTCGGCGTCGTGGTCGGCCTGGTGGTGGCCGCCACCCAGGGCCATACGGCGCGCACCCTGGCGGTGGTCCTGCTCGGCCTGCCGAACCTGGCCTGGATGGCGCTGACGCTGGGCTTCGGCGGGGCGTGGCAGGGCCGGGTCGACGGCCCCTTCGGGCTGCCGATGCCGCACCTGCTGGACGAGGTGCTGCGCGGCCCGGAGCTGTCCACGGTGGACGTGGGCTCCCTCGCGGAGCAGGACGCCCGGGCGTGGTGGCTGGTGGTGGTCGCGGCCGTCCTGCTGCTCGGCACGGGCTTCTTGGCGGCCGCCCGCTCCCCCGCCGGCGTCCGCCCGTGGCAGCATGCCGTCCACCTGGGCGCGTCCCTGGCCCTCGCCACCTTGACGATCTGTCTCCTGGGCCGCGTACAGGCCCAGTTCGGCCTGTCCGTCCTGGGCATCGGCGAGGTGGACGCCCTGAACGGCACGGTGACCTTGGACCCGGTGCTGTGGCGGACGGTGGGCCTGGCGCTGCTCTGGGGCGCCCTGGCCGGCTACCTCGGCGCCCTCCTGGCCCGCCCCGTCCACCGCCGCGGGCGCGTGGGGTAGCGACTGAATGCCGACAGGTGCGTCAGGTCCGGGAACCGGTGGTCAGTGGAGACGGTGGCGGGCCGTCCAGGAGGTGAGGGACGCGGCGATCAGCGCCGGCTGGTCCTCCGGGGTGTGGTGGCCGGCGGGTACGGCGTGGTGTTCTACCTCCAGGGCGGCGATGTTCCGCGCGCACCAGGCGACCAGTTCCGGGCCCATCATCACGCCGGGTCCGGGCGCGAAGGTCAGCAGCAGCTTCGGCACGTCGGCGCTCGCCTCCAGCCAGGCGCCGTACGCCTCGACCCGCGCCACCACCTCGGCCGGTTCGCCGCCCAGCGGCATCGAACGGGCCCACCGCAGAAGCGGTCTGCGGCTCTCCCGGGTGGGGTACGGGGCCCGGTAGGCGGCCAGGTCGGCCGGGTCCAACGGGGTGGCGACGGTGCCGGGGAGCGCCTCCTCGACGAAGGCGTTCTCGTCGAGGATCATCGCCTCGCCCACCCCGTGCGTCTTGACGGCCCGGAACAACTCGCGCCCGCCCTCCGGGAATTCCTCCCACTGCATCGGCTTGACGATGGTCTCGGTGAAGGCGATGCCCCGCACCCGCCCCGGGTGGCGCGCGGCCCAGTCGAAGGCGAGCGCGCCGCCCCAGTCGTGGCCGATCAGGATCACCTCGTCGAGGCCGAGCGCATCGAACCAGCCGTCCAGATGGCGGGCCTGGTCGGCGAAGGTGTAGTCGATGTCCGGCTTGCCCGACCGGCCCATGCCGATCAGGTCCGGGGCGAGCCGGCGCCCCCCGCCCCCGACGGCCGGGAGGATGTCACGCCAGAGGTGCGAGGAAGTGGGGTTGCCGTGCAGGAACACCATCGGCGTACCGGCATCGGTACCGGCATCGGCGCCGAGTTCGAGGTGGTGCATCGTCGTGTCGAGGACGGGCAGTACGGGCACGTGAACGCCTTCCGGTCGGGTTCGGTCAGGTCCGGGCAGGTCGGGTCCGGGCAGGTCAGCTCTGGCCAGGGTCAGCGGAACGCGGCGGCGGCGCCGGCCGCCCAGTCGGCGAAGGTGCGGGGCGCCCGGCCCAGGACGCGTTCGACGTCCGGGCTGGTCCGCCGCTCGGCGGGCAGCGGCTCGCCGAGGATGCCGAGGGTGCCCTCCGCCACGGGTTCGGGCATGAACCGCAGCATCCGCTCCCGGGCCTGGGCCCGCGTC
This genomic window contains:
- a CDS encoding streptophobe family protein, translating into MSTARSGQRPESSGGSARAWRDALVAVVAGFAVMGVLAAAGLAYAGAAGLPEGAFPRVVAAVVVMAAGGSMEVSGEAGFLAGADASLSVLPLSVSLGGALTAGSLFLRPLHNRAVAGPRELLARAGPLVLLWMVALTGVALLARQTFGISTGDSPLGQIGELLDSGPTVGFEAVLPATLFYGLLWILGLLVISLLVSRRAPLPARLVRFHAAVRPVAHATVVLLLAYVVLGVVVGLVVAATQGHTARTLAVVLLGLPNLAWMALTLGFGGAWQGRVDGPFGLPMPHLLDEVLRGPELSTVDVGSLAEQDARAWWLVVVAAVLLLGTGFLAAARSPAGVRPWQHAVHLGASLALATLTICLLGRVQAQFGLSVLGIGEVDALNGTVTLDPVLWRTVGLALLWGALAGYLGALLARPVHRRGRVG
- a CDS encoding SpoIIE family protein phosphatase — translated: MSDRGETPEVDWPARPDTSLALNRLGTFDWDLDSGQMHLDDTALEVLDLRPDEFSGTAAGLGPRIAPGEEARLDARVAQALKDGRSHYGAYFRSRRRDGSPTWTHIQGHILRGPDGRPYRIIGIVRDAAHDPGEPGAGGEEAEGRRRMTGVVERTAAILAHARTVNDVTDILKDPESLGHLGAVSVMLGIVDGGRIHLVAEGQLGSYVPEIEYTRIDSDFPMSEAVRTLQPVYLASRGEFRLRYPRLWPYIEPLSVRSGVYLPLIAQGRPIGALGLLYAREADFTAEERNLLVALGSGIAQSLQRAMLYEQEHDLAEGLQRAMLPRRIPDIPGALIAVRYRAARMGRDIGGDWYDVIPLGESRVGVMIGDVEGHDTDAAAVMGQLRIALRAYVAEGHTPGTAMSRAAGFLRELETERFATCTYAEIDLGTGMLHIVRAGHLDPVVRRGDGSCHRVQVAGGLPLGLPPRDETAGGSGSGSGSGSGSGSVSGFGSGAGAGSGYPVTSLELHPGDTLVLCTDGLIDRPGGDPESGMRELMEAVRTGPVDVEELADLLCDLVGDAGGGDDMALLLLRRRGTPAPRGGGPLRVRLSPGDPDGPAMGRHLIRAAVAAWGARDQADEIVLAADELMTNALVHTDGGAQLSMRLTAEGRIRVEVEDGSSALPHRREAGDWAVSGRGLLLVDRLAADWGVDPRGGGKSVWCEFAVPAPQAAPPPG
- a CDS encoding haloalkane dehalogenase; protein product: MPVLPVLDTTMHHLELGADAGTDAGTPMVFLHGNPTSSHLWRDILPAVGGGGRRLAPDLIGMGRSGKPDIDYTFADQARHLDGWFDALGLDEVILIGHDWGGALAFDWAARHPGRVRGIAFTETIVKPMQWEEFPEGGRELFRAVKTHGVGEAMILDENAFVEEALPGTVATPLDPADLAAYRAPYPTRESRRPLLRWARSMPLGGEPAEVVARVEAYGAWLEASADVPKLLLTFAPGPGVMMGPELVAWCARNIAALEVEHHAVPAGHHTPEDQPALIAASLTSWTARHRLH
- a CDS encoding DUF6777 domain-containing protein, with protein sequence MLVALAAVVTLVVVLIRPGGQGDDTASGEVFLQPASTTGPDPFTASTAAKDAVPPPQGTSPPTAPRTSPGPRETGPGTTASTTPGRTATWSVSGAAPGVYGGTKDVASCDVEKQIKVLSAQPATNSAFAASAGIRPAAVPGYLRSLTPVQLGLDTRVTNHGYRDGKVHPYQAVLQAGTPVLVDDRGVPRVRCACGNPLGLPVALRANPERHGEPWTSYEPAKVVVIAPAVTVVKKFVIYDHHEKHWYERDPGRHHKDKHDKPVPPPVVPTPSWRPWTPTGTWNPTESPTWKPDGSPTRKPDGSPTRKPGEGTSTRTPTQTRTGPPTGPPTGPPTKGTKTGEPPSTPSEEPRTGDTPSGETPSERVPPTEAPTETPAQTLTETPADTETPAETPAETLTETPAETPAETPTEAPTPERNSEPASEPPPSVQSSAPPEETVTGPPPESAPGSGPASEPASEPVSEPVSEPPPSIEATNEEPARETPAEQDQPPAQEESPAEQVEPQEQEQEQNPVPEEEAPAEEPPPAQEDGTTE